A portion of the Meriones unguiculatus strain TT.TT164.6M chromosome 14, Bangor_MerUng_6.1, whole genome shotgun sequence genome contains these proteins:
- the Apobr gene encoding apolipoprotein B receptor, with product MDFLRLRLPGLHQALRGALDSFSAFVSYLVGDAVPTVEREPQAAEELGEVAAGDSGKVVEEEAQEELEALRSGQSERVGVPEETIRCQEGSLAGEQTQGWRADSSTRRQAESQDTGSRKAAEGARGQEPSAPLKPEAGPGIHKDRTSGRAQEIWEHSEEEESSGEPLRACEQKEEKEEVVRAAEPGMARGVESQPTWHREPQGNAGTDGQNVSEDGKETDWVAQEVAAKTEGSEARGPDREEKRMVAMRDGHSARGQGTQAPGAESEDWAMLGIEAWAVSGREEANSLGIQEAEFGPDQGDNIPEAPGRPWVLEETCKGDQQDEVDEKREDEVRLLIQTLEMERTEEMTEGQIAGREAVGGQETGDSLEDEGRQDLAMGDNGVSQEEKMQAEESPEEKRSYLATEAMLVLAKEAKNEPDWEESPEAKPEELFMGEKVEAEQMRAEVLRVKVAEGQDAEGQDAEVMRGSQTLTTQLEEGQGCQEMTRKAPDLSSEGMLSLEEYPRPVEFAGPELEAWGNWRRDMDSRNTQKVKADAEAGEEEIVTGQAVEIQAEGGQKAQQPEVPGWGAEETGAGQSVGEPKPTEDKASQGEAPVPGEAERASRKRGPEEAALSLQDREATQTGSLAAEIILGVRTVGAEEGPRWEAGVAPEREFGKDWHSKDRGEAAGGTELEEAAEKQSGQDVGLEGSTEEVSSCDIREIGGTGEGEQAEVGTSVMAEGVRGADDLTSGSRAERAEGSKTTTETEGLEEEAGGGPSGEWKTQDSEGETQKLQGVEDAVSTGHRTEIKETDPEGLEDSSGQETQPAHQIPTVAVPGSSESAEAPAGDPGDAHSDWHEALLPGSRLDVSVPRSRVLLSRNSSRRRSRPSFRRISAPEPHYDPPSPQPQEEPSFPEPSPLQPEETPEPSAPRTPVPAKRKVLGHGFGFAHPGMMQELQARLSRPKPQ from the exons atgGATTTTCTCCGGCTTCGCCTCCCTGGGTTGCATCAGGCCTTGAGGGGCGCACTG GATTCCTTCAGTGCTTTTGTGTCTTACCTCGTAGGAGATGCGGTCCCCACGGTAGAGAGGGAGCCGCAGGCAGCTGAGGAACTGGGGGAGGTGGCTGCAGGAGATTCAGGGAAGGTTGTGGAGGAGGAAGCCCAGGAGGAACTGGAGGCACTTAGAAGTGGACAGAGCGAGAGGGTAGGAGTACCTGAAGAGACTATAAGATGCCAAGAAGGAAGTTTAGCTGGAGAACAGACCCAGGGGTGGAGAGCAGACAGCTCCACAAGGCGCCAAGCAGAAAGCCAGGACACTGGGTCCAGGAAGGCAGCTGAGGGGGCCAGGGGCCAGGAGCCAAGTGCTCCACTGAAGCCCGAGGCTGGGCCTGGGATTCACAAAGACAGGACCAGTGGTAGAGCCCAGGAGATCTGGGAGCAcagtgaggaggaagagagcaGTGGAGAGCCCCTGAGAGCCTgtgaacagaaggaagaaaaggaggaggtggtCAGAGCAGCAGAGCCAGGGATGGCCAGAGGGGTGGAGTCACAGCCAACCTGGCACAGGGAGCCTCAGGGAAATGCTGGCACTGATGGGCAGAACGTATCAGAGGATGGCAAAGAGACAGACTGGGTGGCCCAGGAGGTAGCTGCAAAAACTGAGGGGTCTGAGGCCAGAGGGCCtgacagggaagagaagaggatggTCGCAATGAGGGATGGCCATAGTGCAAGGGGACAGGGGACACAAGCCCCAGGGGCAGAATCTGAGGACTGGGCCATGTTGGGTATAGAGGCCTGGGCAGTCTCAGGCAGGGAGGAGGCTAATAGCCTAGGAATTCAGGAAGCAGAATTTGGGCCAGACCAAGGAGACAACATTCCAGAAGCTCCTGGGAGACCCTGGGTCCTAGAAGAGACTTGCAAGGGAGACCAGCAAGATGAAGTTGATGAAAAGAGAGAGGATGAAGTTAGGCTTCTCATCCAGACTCTGGAGATGGAAAGAACCGAGGAGATGACTGAGGGCCAGATAGCGGGGAGGGAGGCTGTGGGAGGCCAGGAGACGGGGGACAGCCTTGAGGATGAGGGGAGGCAAGATTTAGCTATGGGGGATAATGGGGTGAGCCAGGAAGAGAAGATGCAGGCAGAAGAGTCccctgaggagaaaaggagctaCCTGGCCACAGAGGCTATGCTAGTTCTGGCTAAGGAGGCTAAAAATGAGCCTGACTGGGAAGAATCTCCAGAAGCCAAGCCTGAGGAATTGTTTATGGGAGAGAAGGTTGAGGCAGAGCAGATGAGAGCAGAGGTTTTGAGAGTCAAGGTTGCTGAGGGACAGGATGCTGAGGGACAGGACGCTGAGGTGATGAGAGGTTCCCAGACCTTGACCACACAACTTGAGGAAGGACAGGGGTGTCAGGAAATGACTAGGAAAGCtccagacctgagttcagaggGCATGCTAAGCTTGGAGGAATATCCCAGGCCTGTGGAGTTTGCAGGTCCTGAGCTAGAAGCCTGGGGAAACTGGAGAAGGGATATGGACAGCAGAAATACCCAGAAggtaaaagcagatgctgaagcagGTGAGGAAGAGATTGTAACAGGGCAGGCAGTGGAGATCCAGGCTGAAGGAGGTCAGAAGGCCCAACAGCCAGAGGTCCCAGGGTGGGGAGCAGAGGAGACAGGGGCAGGCCAGTCAGTGGGAGAACCCAAGCCCACAGAAGACAAGGCTAGCCAGGGGGAGGCTCCAgtgcctggggaggcagagagagcgtCCAGGAAGAGGGGGCCAGAGGAGGCAGCTCTGAGTCTGCAGGACAGGGAGGCTACACAGACCGGTTCTTTGGCTGCTGAGATTATCCTGGGTGTCAGGACTGTGGGGGCCGAGGAAGGGCCAAGATGGGAAGCTGGGGTAGCTCCGGAAAGGGAGTTTGGGAAAGACTGGCATTCCAAAGACAGAGGGGAGGCTGCGGGAGGCACCGAGCTGGAGGAGGCTGCAGAGAAGCAAAGTGGGCAGGACGTTGGCTTGGAGGGCTCAACAGAGGAGGTGTCCAGCTGTGACATCCGAGAAATTGGTGGGACTGGAGAGGGAGAGCAGGCTGAGGTGGGGACATCTGTAATGGCAGAAGGAGTAAGGGGAGCGGACGATTTGACTTCAGgctccagagcagagagagcagaggggTCCAAAACCACCACAGAGACAGAGGGGCTGGAGGAAGAGGCTGGGGGAGGGCCATCAGGAGAGTGGAAGACCCAGGACTCCGAGGGAGAGACACAAAAGCTACAAGGTGTGGAGGATGCCGTGAGCACAGGACACAGGACAGAGATCAAGGAGACCGACCCTGAAGGTCTGGAGGACTCTTCAGGCCAGGAGACGCAGCCGGCACACCAGATCCCCACAGTGGCTGTGCCTGGCTCCTCTGAATCAGCTGAGGCCCCAGCGGGTGACCCAGGGGACGCTCACAGCGACTGGCATGAG GCCCTGCTCCCTGGGTCCCGCCTGGATGTCTCCGTCCCTCGGAGTCGTGTGCTTCTCTCACGAAATTCCTCACGGCGGCGCTCGAGGCCCTCTTTCCGTCGTATCTCTGCTCCTGAGCCGCATTATGaccctcccagccccc
- the Cln3 gene encoding battenin, with translation MGSRAGSWRRLEDSEREETDPEPRAPPLDGPSAHWKNAVGFWILGLCNNFSYVVMLSAAHDILKQEQESGNQSHVEPGPTPVPHNSSSRFDCNSISTAAVLLADILPTLIIKLLAPLGLHLLPYSPRVLVSGVCSAGSFILVAFSQSVGLSLCGVVLASISSGLGEVTFLSLTAFYPSAVISWWSSGTGGAGLLGSLSYLGLTQAGLSPQHTLLSMLGIPVLLLGSYFLLLTSPEPQDPGGIDEAETAARQPLIGTESPQSKSGSSWDLSLQERWTVFKGLLRYIIPLVLVYFAEYFINQGLFELLFFRNTSLSHAQQYRWYQMLYQAGVFASRSSLQCCRIRFTWVLALLQCLNLAFLLADVCLSFLPSIYLIFVLIVYEGLLGGAAYVNTFNNIALETSDKHREFAMEAACISDTLGISISGVLALPLHDFLCRLP, from the exons ATGGGAAGCCGCGCGGGCTCGTGGAGGCGCCTTGAGGATTCCGAGA GGGAGGAGACCGACCCAGAGCCCCGGGCCCCTCCGTTGGATGGTCCGAGTGCCCACTGGAAAAATGCGGTGGGCTTCTG GATCCTGGGTCTTTGCAATAATTTCTCATACGTGGTCATGCTGAGTGCCGCCCATGACATCCTGAAGCAGGAGCAGGAGTCTGGAAACCAGAGCCAC GTGGAGCCAGGCCCAACACCCGTGCCCCACAACAGCTCCTCTCGATTTGATTGCAACTCAATCTCCACAGCC GCAGTGCTCCTGGCAGACATCCTTCCCACCCTCATCATCAAACTCCTGGCTCCTCTTGGCCTTCATTTGCTGCCCTACAG CCCCCGGGTGCTCGTCAGTGGAGTTTGTTCTGCTGGAAGCTTTATCCTCGTTGCCTTTTCTCAGTCAGTGGGGTTAAGCCTGTGTG GAGTGGTTTTGGCCAGCATCTCATCAGGTCTAGGAGAGGTCACCTTCCTCTCACTCACAGCCTTCTACCCCAG TGCCGTGATCTCCTGGTGGTCCTCGGGGACTGGGGGTGCAGGGCTCCTCGGATCACTGTCTTACCTGGGACTCACCCAGGCAGGCCTCTCCCCACAGCACACCCTGCTGTCTATGTTGGGGATCCCCGTTCTGCTGCTAGGCAG ctatttcttGTTGCTCACATCTCCTGAACCCCAGGACCCTGGAGGGATAGATGAGGCAGAGACTGCTGCCCGGCAGCCTCTCATCGGCACTGAGTCCCCACAGTCAAAGTCAG GTTCCAGCTGGGACCTCTCCCTCCAGGAAAGGTGGACCGTGTTCAAG GGCCTCTTGCGATACATCATCCCCCTGGTGCTGGTCTACTTTGCGGAATACTTTATCAACCAGGGGCTT TTTGAGCTCCTGTTTTTCCGGAACACATCCCTTAGTCACGCTCAGCAGTACCGATG gtACCAGATGCTGTACCAGGCCGGCGTGTTCGCCTCCCGCTCTTCTCTCCAGTGCTGTCGAATCCGCTTCACCTGGGTCCTAGCCCTGCTGCAG TGCCTCAACCTGGCCTTCCTGCTGGCAGATGTGTGTTTGAGCTTCCTGCCCAGCATCTACCTCATCTTCGTCCTCATTGTGTACGAAGGGCTCCTGGGCGGGGCTGCCTATGTGAACACCTTTAACAACATTGCGCTGGAG ACCAGTGACAAGCACCGAGAGTTTGCCATGGAAGCTGCCTGTATTTCTGACACCTTGGGAATCTCCATATCAGGGGTCCTGGCCTTGCCTCTGCATGACTTCCTCTGCCGCCTCCCTTGA